The Triticum aestivum cultivar Chinese Spring chromosome 3A, IWGSC CS RefSeq v2.1, whole genome shotgun sequence genome includes a region encoding these proteins:
- the LOC123063602 gene encoding F-box/FBD/LRR-repeat protein At1g13570, with translation MSTCKKARAEATSVVSTDRLSSLPPEIKGDILSRLNAEEAVRTSTLSSTWRDAWTDMPVISLCDGNLTRTKFVTLVDMVLLLHKGTIEEFDISGSKNYHDEFGRWMIMLSRKSPKSVIIKLNSGPRYKIPSCLFSIGDLEYLHLENCIISLPRAFQGFKSLTDLTLKIFSSTDKDIQNLILFCPALTDLILDSFEGINRLNIKAPELDYLYVEGDFEDIKLDAPNLEVAFLSLDNKGKAYQSVPIAHHKESYVKQSLGSLSVIETLTISGFFLKYLSKGCIHTKLPAVFTHLKSVCLMICLWDQRQVLTACSLFQNAPNLKKLDIWSFPWSILGQDEDQVGIQALNLQLKMDHLVMASVNHFGGLDYEVDFVAKLLSWAPGLEELKIDWKGEKDCSMSLAKLLALPRASTRAKVIVTF, from the exons ATGAGTACCTGTAAAAAGGCCAGGGCGGAAGCTACATCAGTTGTGAGTACAGACAGACTTAGCAGTCTACCTCCAGAGATAAAGGGTGACATCCTCTCCCGTTTGAATGCCGAAGAAGCGGTTAGGACTAGCACCTTATCAAGTACTTGGAGGGATGCATGGACTGATATGCCAGTAATATCTCTGTGTGATGGAAATCTTACAAGAACCAAGTTCGTTACGTTAGTCGATATGGTGCTATTACTCCACAAGGGAACAATAGAGGAGTTTGATATTTCAGGTAGCAAAAATTACCATGATGAGTTCGGTAGGTGGATGATCATGCTGTCAAGGAAATCACCAAAATCAGTTATAATCAAGTTGAACTCGGGGCCAAGGTATAAGATTCCCTCGTGCCTCTTTTCTATTGGTGATCTGGAGTATCTGCACCTAGAAAACTGCATCATCAGCTTGCCTCGGGCATTCCAAGGTTTCAAGAGCCTAACTGACCTCACCCTGAAAATCTTCTCCTCCACAGACAAGGATATCCAAAATCTGATCTTGTTCTGCCCCGCACTGACTGATTTGATATTAGATTCTTTTGAGGGCATCAACCGTCTAAACATTAAGGCTCCTGAACTGGATTATCTTTATGTTGAAGGGGATTTTGAGGACATTAAGTTGGACGCACCTAATCTGGaggtggcctttctctctcttgatAACAAAGGTAAAGCATATCAATCTGTTCCAATTGCGCATCACAAGGAAAGCTATGTCAAGCAGTCATTGGGAAGCCTAAGTGTCATTGAAACACTTACAATCAGTGGTTTTTTCCTGAAG TATCTATCAAAAGGATGCATACATACGAAGCTCCCTGCCGTGTTTACTCACCTGAAGAGTGTTTGTCTTATGATATGCTTGTGGGACCAGAGGCAAGTCTTGACTGCATGTTCGCTGTTTCAGAACGCCCCTAACTTAAAGAAGCTTGATATATGG AGTTTTCCTTGGAGCATCCTTGGTCAGGATGAGGATCAGGTCGGCATCCAAGCACTTAACCTGCAATTGAAAATGGACCATCTCGTAATGGCCAGTGTGAACCATTTTGGGGGCCTGGACTACGAAGTTGATTTTGTGGCAAAGCTACTAAGCTGGGCACCAGGTTTAGAAGAACTGAAGATAGACTGGAAGGGTGAAAAGGACTGTAGCATGTCTCTTGCCAAGCTATTAGCTCTGCCGAGGGCGTCTACCAGGGCCAAGGTCATTGTCACATTTTGA